The stretch of DNA AATAGGCTTGAAGCTATAAACTGATTCCTGCAGCTGAAGAATGGCAAGATCATAATAGAAAGGGGTTTTGTAGTGAAATTTAGGATGTATAAATGTTTTCTCTGCAAAGACAtatttatgctcaattatCCTTCCTCTAGGACTCATTCGTGTGATCCGCACGTAGGTCACATCATCATCCAAGGGTAAGCAGTGGGCTGAAGTTAGGACAAATCTCGGTGCAATGAGTGATCCTCCGCATTTCCagttgatttcttttttattttcaagcaaTTCCCCCACAAGTAACTGAGCCGTATGATCTCTGTATGGGTCAAAGATTTGCTCTGCAACATTCAATGAATAGCAGCTACCCTGATCGCCACATTGATCGTAACAATTTGAtgtacaatttattctttgccCTTGgcaatattgattttctgaACAGACTTGAATCTTATCTTTCCACTGATGGACACAATTGCGATTGCTTTCTTTGTCATCATCCGGAAAAATTATGGAATGAGCTTCAGTGAGAACTGAGTCCGTGATTAAGCAAGTCACGAGCACTAAACTAATGATAATCACCATTTTCTACGAAACCACATTCGCGTCTCACTGTTTCTCCGGCACTGACGAGCTCTTGTTGAAGCGGTTTTTGTGGAGTTGTCGCATGTTACCCCACGATCGTATATTCCTCGATATGAGGCGaatcttgttttcttttcaaagcaGGTGAAGCCGAAAGAATTCCAGAAGATGAAGGTCGAAAAGTATTAtagattagaaaaaaatttattcgatatataaaaaaagtagaaaatctCACACATTTGGGAGAATTTTATTGTCCCGGCCACGTGATGGGTTCTATCCAATCAAGATAGGATGATACTCTCGTGTAAACACCCGGAGCATTAACTCCTCCACAGGATTTTCCAAATGATGTGAGACCAACAATGTGGAATATGCAAATATTTCCAGGTGTTACCACCTGAATTGGTCCTCCTGAATCCCCTTGGCACGTATCCTTGCCACCGTCCAAGTAGCCAGCACACATTTGTGTATCAACGATTCCCCTTTGCAATTTCCGATTAATCTCGAAAAGGGGTGAGCACTCGTAGTTGGGAATGATGTCCAGGGTCACCTTCTGCAAGGTGTCGGACTTTGGCCCTGAGAAATCAATCTGCCCCCACCCAGTGGCCACAGTTTTTGTATAATTGATATTTTGTGTCTGCCACAGGCATGCTGGTctcacaaattttcccaatttcgGTCGTTTCTCCAGCTTGATCACAGCAATGTCGTTGTACTTTGATGATGACCTGTACTCGGGATGTCTTATAATTTCCCGAATATTAATTTGCTGCGGATCCCCATCATCGTCAGTTCGTGCTAAGTTGTGATCACCGACTCGGATATATTTCGGCTGTACGCTgaaattggcaaaaaatcattttaaaattatgctGCTAAAGCAATCATGCTAATAAGTGCAATTTACCCACGAATATGCGTGCAATGGGCTGCTGTGAGAATTGTATCTTCGGAAATGAGAACACCACCGCAATTCCAATCGATTATGCTGTTTGATGTTTCGCTGTCCCATCCAATTGCGGCCATGTGCGGAAATTCAGCCGGTTTAGCCTCTTCTCCACCCACAATTAGTGGAACAGTGTAGTCGCATTGTGGTACTTCCACCTCATAAACAGGAGGATCAATTACCAGGGGCACGAAGGAGAATTTGCTTGTAGTCATTTTGGAGTATTCCTCacattctgaaaaaaaaagaatatgtaggtattaatGATTTATACTGAAAGTTGTGTTTAACatttaaaactatttattttaattagataCTGAATTGGAACTTTCATAGAACTTAAAGAGTGCTTGAAAGAGTGTTACAGTATTTTacaataagaaaatcaattcaactGAAACCTATTGCCCGACtttccaaaaatataatttataatcaTTTTGGCGCTTTTAGGGGACAAAATATCGCagtttataatttatttttggattcTCAGACACCTCTAATTCCGGTTCTTTTTAGTTGATATTTATAGCATTTTATGTAATACCCAAAAAGAGattcagaaaaatttccacctTGCATGTCATTATAAATTAAGGATTACTGACCGATCCGACTGATCACTAAAAGATACCCCATCTTCGTTTATTCTAACTTTAGAATTTACTTATGAGCATATCTTTAGCGGGTTGGAAAGATAAAAACCGGCTTCTCAATTCTCATAATTAACCTTCGTGAGACAACATTAtaaattatacatacatatactaaAGAGATCGCGATCTGCTGCTCTtctcaacttttttctttgcgTCGCATTTTTTTACGCTGTAGTATAGAGAATGAAGATGTAATTCTAGAGtttttttaaaacctttttaaaGTTAGATCACTTTTTGTTCTCTGCGGAACTATTacgtttttttgttaataaaaaatgggGATTTTAGAGGAATTATATGGcgtaattataaaatttaagatcTATTAgtcactattttttttttatacttattCAACCCTAaagttaattattaaaaacattaGATGACTCAGTCTAACTTGCTGGTTAAtgtttctaaaaattaattaaaaattattttcaattttaatctaaGAAAAGCGATCAAAAGTATATGTTGAAGGATcactgattaaaataaattcctttaaaaagaTTCTTATTCAAATTAGCAAACGCCACAATGTTACCTGTGCGTAATTAAATGGCTGTTAATATCTATTGCTTATTTATTGCATATAATAAACAAAGCCGTGATTAATGGATTAAGTTAAAATTATGTATGCAaatctttgaagaaaattggatAATCTTCTCATTTACAAACCGCAAAGTCACGATTTAAAAAGattataatttctttctatcttcgcgtttaaaaaaatcaatatttctttcttttttgtaaataatctgtattttatatttaccGGTATATAACCCGGATACGTGCagattttttggcattttcatgaatttctaATTATGTCAATTCTTAAgcaatattcttgaaattattGTACATAtgcaaatattcaaaattattttttttgcagaattcgtttttataatattatttttttataaaatcttctattgcttttttatcttttcatatAAATCTAAGGCAAAAAAATACGCTGCAATTTAGCAAATTCCATGCATGCTAAACCCAatgtaatttgtaaataatttattattttgtctcattttcaatcgtttaacaaaatatataactaGAAAGAGAAATAAGAACATTTTTGTCTCTTTGAATGTTTTGTTTCTTACTTGTCTTatcaaaatgtttataaataaagcaaagttattaaaaaaaaaagattgatccattttttaataatcatgTAAGTAAATAAAACAACTAAATTCGTAGCAATGTAACGACTTTGTCGTTAATAAAAAACAGAACTGATAAGCAAATTGTTAGGCTCTGATACAGTATTGGAAgacaaataaacaaaaactaaagcaaataattaaatacattttatggAAATGGAAACTACGCTTTTCTGTTCTAGATCATTTTTTGAGTTTATAAATTTTGTCCTAaagattataaaatttctttgattctAGTAAAAATGGAATTCATTTTATAAGAACATAAGCTCTCAAAAgcatatttaagaaaaaaaattgctagttaaatgtaaaaagatttctttgggaaaatttcaaaaatatgttttgaaAATAGTCAAGATAAGGATGTTCTCTTAATacagaaaattccttttatgtAGCAAACACGTGAAAATAAGCTCTATCATCATcacaattttaaatgaatttacattCTTTATAGTTTCTTTTATGGCTTCGATTTTATACAGGtttgttttcttattcaaCATCACGGATAACGCTGTACACATAAAACCATGTTTTCTCATTATAAATCACACAACACTTCTGTTGAATAAGTAATTTAGAATTGTCCACACCACatgcattaaaaatgattctaagaatttttcagaatCGTCACTGTGGCTGGTaaacaatgcaaaaaaagacaggaaatcttttttttcgttttaaaaTGTAGTCCATTTCGTagcattatttttaaattcacttttttgttACCTGCTTTTGGACGTACCTATACATA from Lutzomyia longipalpis isolate SR_M1_2022 chromosome 1, ASM2433408v1 encodes:
- the LOC129797657 gene encoding testisin-like, which encodes MVIIISLVLVTCLITDSVLTEAHSIIFPDDDKESNRNCVHQWKDKIQVCSENQYCQGQRINCTSNCYDQCGDQGSCYSLNVAEQIFDPYRDHTAQLLVGELLENKKEINWKCGGSLIAPRFVLTSAHCLPLDDDVTYVRITRMSPRGRIIEHKYVFAEKTFIHPKFHYKTPFYYDLAILQLQESVYSFKPIFLPTQDSSYKFQNQSMHLFGWAKHGNNYNFTHNTMEIVNNRKCASYFRLPDLRHGITITHICGEMPNEGSLAPCSGAKLGPLQTDDHVIVGIPSFTFGCNNERPLVFTNIVFFTPWIRSTLQDAWVDHCGFPQRR